One genomic region from Mesorhizobium terrae encodes:
- a CDS encoding heme ABC transporter ATP-binding protein produces MIEAHDVTVRLAGKRIVSGIDFEARPGEISAIVGPNGSGKTTFLKALSGDLGYDGSIVINGREVSATRPVEAATMRAVLPQATSLAFPFTVHEIVRLGLVGGRSGVLAGETERLPERALAKVDLDGFSGRFYQELSGGEQQRVQLARVLCQVWAPVLDGKPRYLFLDEPVSSLDVKHQLIIMNIARDFAKRGGGVITILHDLNLTAMYADRIFVMHRGTLAAAGTPAAVLSDSLIEKVFDCRMRVGVLPSGDVPFGDVPFVLPQSVAM; encoded by the coding sequence ATGATCGAAGCCCATGATGTCACGGTGAGGCTCGCCGGAAAGCGCATTGTCTCCGGTATCGATTTCGAAGCGCGACCGGGCGAGATATCGGCGATCGTCGGGCCCAACGGCTCCGGTAAGACGACCTTCCTGAAGGCGCTGTCGGGCGATCTCGGCTATGACGGTTCGATCGTCATCAATGGCCGCGAGGTGTCGGCGACGCGCCCGGTGGAGGCAGCGACCATGCGTGCGGTGCTGCCGCAGGCAACGTCGCTCGCCTTCCCGTTCACTGTCCACGAGATCGTCCGTCTTGGACTGGTCGGCGGCCGCTCCGGCGTGCTGGCGGGCGAGACCGAGCGGCTGCCGGAGCGGGCATTGGCCAAGGTCGATCTCGACGGTTTTTCCGGGCGCTTCTACCAGGAGCTTTCGGGCGGCGAGCAGCAGCGTGTCCAGCTTGCCCGCGTGCTCTGCCAGGTCTGGGCGCCGGTGCTGGATGGCAAGCCGCGCTATCTGTTCCTCGACGAGCCGGTTTCAAGCCTGGATGTGAAGCATCAGCTCATCATCATGAACATCGCCCGCGATTTCGCCAAGCGGGGCGGGGGGGTGATCACCATCCTGCATGACCTCAACCTGACGGCGATGTATGCCGACCGCATCTTCGTCATGCATCGCGGCACGCTCGCCGCTGCCGGCACGCCGGCCGCCGTGCTGAGCGACAGCCTGATCGAGAAAGTGTTCGACTGTCGCATGCGCGTCGGCGTGCTGCCGTCCGGCGACGTGCCGTTCGGCGACGTGCCGTTCGTACTGCCGCAGTCGGTAGCGATGTAG
- a CDS encoding FecCD family ABC transporter permease, translating to MVDHSLAGSAGVMTRAGDRSARARLTIVLLAALLATVMLFSLTAGASDASVFGMLRDWLSGADAGVLSARDRIIIYDIRLPRVVLGALIGAALAVSGAVMQGLFRNPLADPGIVGVSAGAGLGAVSVIVLGGTALAPFTALLGSMALPLAAFVGGLATTLILYQVATRQGRTSVATMLLAGIALSALAGALMGILIYLADDRQLRDLTFWQLGSLAGATWTKIATAGPIMLVALAAMPFFARGLNALALGEATATHLGVPVQRLKYIAIAGVSAAVGASVAVSGGIGFIGIVVPHVLRLSIGPDNRYLLPASALLGATLLLLADALARTIVAPAELPIGIITAAVGGPFFLWILLRKRGVLDL from the coding sequence ATGGTTGACCACTCGCTTGCCGGTTCAGCCGGCGTGATGACCCGCGCCGGCGATCGTTCGGCACGGGCGCGGCTGACCATCGTTCTGCTTGCAGCTCTGCTTGCAACGGTGATGCTGTTTTCCTTGACCGCCGGCGCCTCCGACGCTTCCGTTTTCGGGATGTTGCGCGACTGGCTGTCGGGCGCCGATGCCGGCGTGCTGAGCGCTCGCGACCGCATCATCATCTATGACATCCGCCTGCCGCGTGTCGTTCTCGGCGCGTTGATCGGTGCTGCGCTCGCCGTGTCCGGCGCCGTCATGCAGGGCCTGTTCCGCAATCCGCTCGCCGATCCCGGTATCGTCGGCGTTTCGGCGGGCGCCGGGCTCGGGGCGGTGTCGGTCATCGTGCTTGGCGGCACTGCGCTCGCGCCATTCACCGCGCTTCTGGGTTCGATGGCGCTGCCGCTGGCGGCCTTCGTCGGCGGTCTGGCGACGACGCTCATCCTCTATCAGGTGGCGACGCGCCAGGGCCGCACCTCGGTCGCGACCATGCTGTTGGCCGGCATCGCGCTCTCGGCGCTGGCCGGTGCGCTGATGGGGATCCTGATCTATCTGGCCGACGACCGCCAGCTGCGCGACCTGACCTTCTGGCAGCTCGGCTCGCTGGCCGGCGCGACCTGGACCAAGATCGCGACCGCTGGGCCGATCATGCTGGTGGCGCTCGCGGCCATGCCGTTCTTCGCTCGCGGGCTCAACGCACTGGCGCTCGGCGAAGCCACAGCGACCCATCTCGGCGTGCCGGTGCAGCGGCTGAAATATATCGCCATCGCCGGGGTTTCGGCGGCGGTCGGGGCCTCGGTCGCGGTCAGTGGCGGCATCGGTTTCATCGGCATTGTCGTGCCGCATGTGCTGCGCCTCTCCATCGGCCCGGACAACCGCTATCTGCTGCCGGCCTCGGCGCTGCTTGGCGCCACCCTGCTGTTGCTGGCCGATGCGCTGGCGCGCACCATCGTGGCGCCGGCCGAACTGCCCATCGGCATCATCACCGCGGCGGTCGGCGGTCCCTTCTTCCTGTGGATACTGTTGCGCAAGCGCGGTGTCCTTGATCTGTGA
- a CDS encoding RNA polymerase sigma factor — MNTVPVHLFDAARLGDRVAIVKLLDIAQPDIRRYARSSCRTSADAEDAAQEALWLLSRRVGTIRSLAAFSGWLFTVVRRECMRLARTMRLQPPQSLAEIDLERSFGVRPHAELKLDIAAAIEALPPHYREVMLLRDLREMTIDELAESLGETRQSIKAKLHRARLLMREYLSR; from the coding sequence ATGAACACTGTGCCGGTCCATCTGTTCGATGCAGCGCGGCTCGGCGATCGCGTGGCGATCGTCAAGCTGCTCGATATCGCGCAGCCGGATATCCGTCGTTATGCCCGTTCGAGCTGCCGCACCTCCGCCGATGCCGAGGATGCCGCGCAGGAGGCGCTGTGGCTGCTTTCGCGCAGGGTCGGCACGATCCGCTCGCTCGCCGCGTTCTCCGGCTGGTTGTTCACCGTGGTGCGGCGCGAGTGCATGAGGCTGGCGCGCACCATGCGGCTGCAGCCGCCACAATCGCTGGCCGAGATCGATCTGGAGCGCTCGTTCGGCGTCCGTCCCCACGCGGAGCTCAAGCTCGACATCGCGGCCGCGATTGAAGCCTTGCCGCCGCATTATCGCGAGGTCATGCTGCTTCGCGACCTGCGCGAAATGACGATCGACGAGCTGGCGGAAAGCCTTGGCGAGACACGCCAGAGCATCAAGGCGAAACTCCATCGCGCGCGGCTGCTGATGCGGGAATATCTCTCGCGTTGA
- a CDS encoding bifunctional cytochrome P450/NADPH--P450 reductase encodes MSLETGLRNIPSPPKKPFVGNMLTVDKETPLQSLMQLARELGPIIRLDMMGTPMVVVSGASLVQEICDESRFDKAVRGSLRRVRSAAGDGLFTAYTQENNWTKAHNILLPTFAQRAMAGYLPLMYDIASQLCMKWERLNADDDIDVVHDMTALALDTVGVCGFDYRFNSFYRRDYHPFIDALTRTLETCMVQRGLPFEKMILRKRLDQLKTDVAFMSKLVDDIVRERRRGGGDQAQKDLLNFMLAGVDKTTGESLSDENIRYQIITFLIAGHETTSGLMSFALYFLVNNPDVLEKAYEEVDRVLGTDIGVMPTIAEVNHLTYVQQVLNEALRLWPTAPAIGLYPYRDEVIGGQYKIKKNTFVTLLTLMLHRDPSVWGAEPETFNPDNFSREAEASRPAHAFKPWGNGQRACIGRQFAMQEATLVLGMILQRFQLFDHQRYQLRVKETMSIKPDGFRIRVKARPGRTRGTVVPGAALASQAAAPSVAQAKRPSHGTPLAVLYGSNLGTTEELARAIAQAGELNGFEVTLDELDARAGSLPTDGAVVIASASYNGAPPDNAIRFMDWLEKAEPDAAKNVNYLVFGCGNRDWASTFQATPRRIDERLEALGARRIAQRGEGDAREDLDGQFQDWFKGLFQSVGAALGLDIDFSQQTEAEPLYEVEIVSGQPVNPVVHQSGAVAMTVLANRELQSPGSGRSTRHVEVALPEGVAYRAGDHLCVVPVNDQALVERVERRFGFSADAQLRLKTTGGRQAPFPADGPVPVRRILSDYVELQAVATRKQIQAMAAATRCPFTRPKLEALTAEAGDGADPYKSEVFARRKSVLDLLEEFPACELTFGQYLEMLPLLAPRYYSISSSPQAGAGRCSITAGVVDEPARSGNGIYRGACSNHLARTGEGGVIHASTKETKAGFRLPNDASLPVIMVGPGTGLAPFRAFLQERAALAKAGKALAPAMLFFGCRHPDQDFLYRDELEAMAAAGLVDLHVAFSRHGGERVYVQDLIRKLGATVWKLIEAGAHIYVCGDGSRMEPDVRRALTRLYADETDADAQAADAWMERLARENRYVLDVWAGN; translated from the coding sequence ATGTCTCTGGAGACCGGGCTCAGGAATATCCCCAGTCCGCCCAAGAAGCCGTTCGTCGGCAACATGCTGACGGTGGACAAGGAGACGCCGCTCCAGAGCCTGATGCAGCTTGCGCGCGAACTCGGGCCGATCATCCGCCTCGACATGATGGGCACGCCGATGGTGGTGGTGTCGGGCGCTTCCCTGGTCCAGGAAATCTGCGACGAGAGCCGCTTCGACAAGGCGGTGCGCGGTTCGCTGCGGCGCGTGCGCTCCGCCGCCGGCGACGGGCTGTTCACCGCCTATACGCAGGAGAACAACTGGACCAAGGCGCATAACATCCTGTTGCCGACCTTCGCTCAGCGCGCCATGGCCGGCTACCTGCCGCTGATGTACGACATCGCCAGCCAGCTCTGCATGAAATGGGAACGACTGAACGCCGACGACGACATCGACGTCGTCCACGACATGACCGCGCTGGCGCTCGACACGGTCGGCGTCTGCGGTTTCGATTATCGCTTCAACTCGTTCTACCGGCGCGACTATCACCCCTTCATCGACGCGCTGACGCGGACGCTGGAAACCTGCATGGTCCAGCGCGGGCTGCCGTTCGAGAAGATGATCCTGCGCAAGCGGCTCGACCAGCTGAAGACCGACGTCGCCTTCATGTCCAAGCTGGTCGACGACATCGTGCGCGAAAGGCGGCGCGGCGGCGGCGACCAGGCACAGAAGGATCTATTGAACTTCATGCTCGCGGGCGTCGACAAGACAACGGGCGAAAGCTTGTCCGACGAGAACATCCGCTATCAGATCATCACGTTCCTGATCGCCGGCCACGAAACGACGTCGGGCCTGATGTCGTTCGCGCTCTATTTCCTGGTCAACAATCCGGATGTGCTCGAAAAGGCCTATGAGGAGGTCGACCGCGTTCTCGGCACCGATATCGGCGTGATGCCGACCATCGCCGAGGTCAACCACCTGACCTATGTGCAGCAGGTGCTCAACGAGGCGCTGAGGCTCTGGCCGACCGCCCCGGCGATCGGCCTCTATCCCTATCGGGACGAGGTGATCGGCGGACAATACAAGATCAAGAAAAACACCTTCGTCACGCTGCTGACCTTGATGCTGCATCGCGACCCGTCTGTGTGGGGCGCCGAGCCCGAGACGTTCAATCCCGACAATTTTTCGCGCGAGGCGGAAGCGTCGCGGCCGGCGCATGCCTTCAAGCCGTGGGGCAATGGCCAGCGCGCCTGCATCGGGCGGCAATTCGCCATGCAGGAGGCGACATTGGTTCTCGGCATGATCCTGCAGCGTTTCCAGCTGTTCGACCACCAGCGCTACCAGTTGCGCGTCAAGGAAACCATGTCGATCAAGCCCGACGGTTTCCGCATCCGGGTGAAGGCGCGTCCCGGCCGCACGCGCGGCACGGTGGTGCCGGGCGCGGCTTTGGCCAGCCAGGCGGCGGCCCCGTCGGTGGCGCAAGCCAAGCGGCCAAGCCACGGCACGCCGCTCGCCGTGCTCTACGGTTCCAACCTCGGCACCACCGAGGAGCTTGCCCGGGCGATCGCGCAGGCCGGCGAGCTTAACGGCTTCGAGGTGACGCTCGACGAGCTCGATGCGCGGGCCGGCAGCCTGCCGACCGACGGCGCGGTGGTGATTGCCAGCGCCTCCTACAATGGCGCGCCGCCCGACAACGCTATCCGGTTCATGGACTGGCTGGAGAAGGCGGAGCCGGACGCCGCCAAGAACGTCAACTATCTGGTGTTCGGCTGCGGCAACCGCGATTGGGCCTCGACCTTCCAGGCAACGCCGCGTCGCATCGACGAGCGCCTCGAAGCGCTCGGCGCCCGCCGCATCGCCCAGCGCGGCGAAGGCGATGCGCGGGAGGACCTCGACGGCCAGTTCCAGGACTGGTTCAAGGGGCTGTTCCAGTCGGTGGGCGCGGCGCTCGGGCTCGACATCGATTTCTCCCAGCAAACCGAGGCGGAGCCGCTCTACGAGGTCGAGATCGTTTCCGGCCAGCCGGTCAATCCGGTGGTGCACCAGTCGGGCGCGGTGGCGATGACGGTGCTGGCCAATCGCGAACTGCAATCGCCGGGCTCCGGCCGCTCCACGCGCCATGTCGAGGTGGCGCTGCCGGAAGGCGTGGCCTATCGCGCCGGCGATCATCTCTGCGTCGTGCCGGTCAACGATCAGGCACTGGTCGAGCGCGTCGAGAGGCGTTTTGGCTTTTCGGCCGATGCGCAGCTTCGCCTGAAGACCACCGGCGGACGGCAGGCACCGTTTCCAGCGGACGGTCCGGTTCCGGTGCGCCGCATCCTGTCCGATTATGTCGAGTTGCAGGCGGTGGCGACACGCAAGCAGATCCAGGCGATGGCGGCGGCGACACGCTGTCCCTTCACTAGGCCGAAGCTGGAAGCGCTGACCGCCGAGGCAGGCGATGGCGCCGATCCCTACAAAAGCGAGGTGTTCGCCAGGCGCAAGTCGGTGCTCGACCTGTTGGAGGAATTCCCGGCCTGCGAGCTCACCTTCGGGCAATATCTGGAGATGCTGCCGCTGTTGGCGCCGCGCTATTATTCGATCTCATCGTCGCCGCAGGCCGGCGCCGGTCGCTGCTCGATCACCGCCGGCGTCGTAGACGAGCCGGCCCGCTCCGGCAACGGCATCTATCGCGGCGCCTGCTCCAACCATCTGGCGCGGACAGGCGAGGGCGGCGTCATCCACGCCAGCACGAAGGAAACCAAGGCGGGTTTCCGCTTGCCCAACGATGCGTCGCTGCCAGTCATCATGGTCGGTCCGGGCACCGGGCTTGCTCCGTTCCGAGCCTTCCTGCAGGAGCGCGCGGCGCTGGCGAAGGCCGGCAAGGCGCTGGCGCCGGCCATGCTGTTCTTCGGTTGCCGGCATCCCGACCAGGATTTCCTCTACCGGGACGAGCTGGAAGCGATGGCGGCGGCCGGCCTCGTCGACCTCCATGTCGCGTTTTCGCGTCATGGCGGCGAGCGGGTCTATGTGCAGGACCTCATCCGCAAGCTCGGCGCGACGGTGTGGAAGCTGATCGAGGCCGGCGCGCATATCTATGTCTGCGGCGACGGCAGCCGCATGGAACCGGATGTGAGGCGGGCGTTGACGCGTCTTTATGCCGACGAAACCGACGCCGACGCGCAGGCGGCCGATGCCTGGATGGAGCGGCTGGCCAGGGAAAACCGCTATGTGCTCGACGTCTGGGCCGGCAATTGA
- a CDS encoding YgaP family membrane protein: MAFYRKNIGGLHQMMRIVVGLAAAAAALIWLAAPISYLAAMMGVALVLSGLFGYCPTCAVTGMGRRS; this comes from the coding sequence ATGGCGTTCTACAGGAAGAATATCGGCGGCTTGCACCAGATGATGAGGATCGTCGTCGGGCTGGCGGCAGCGGCGGCTGCGCTGATCTGGCTCGCCGCCCCGATCAGTTATCTCGCAGCCATGATGGGTGTTGCCTTGGTGCTCTCCGGCCTGTTCGGCTACTGTCCGACGTGCGCCGTTACCGGTATGGGCCGGCGTTCCTAG
- the rirA gene encoding iron-responsive transcriptional regulator RirA → MRLTRQTNYAMRILMYCAANDGRLSRIPEIAAAYTVSELFLFKILQPLVEHGLVETVRGRNGGVRLGRPAAEISLFDVVRITEENFAMAECFEADAECPLIDSCALNSALREALNAFFEVLARYSIADLIAARPNVRTLLGIDLLERRAPAPAA, encoded by the coding sequence ATGCGGCTCACGCGCCAGACCAACTACGCCATGCGGATATTGATGTATTGTGCGGCCAATGACGGCCGCCTCAGCCGCATTCCCGAAATCGCCGCCGCCTATACGGTATCGGAACTGTTCCTGTTCAAGATCCTGCAGCCGCTGGTCGAACACGGACTGGTCGAGACCGTGCGCGGCCGCAATGGCGGCGTCAGGCTTGGCCGCCCGGCCGCCGAGATCAGCCTGTTCGACGTGGTGCGCATCACCGAGGAAAATTTCGCCATGGCGGAGTGTTTCGAGGCTGACGCCGAGTGCCCGCTGATCGACAGCTGCGCGCTCAACTCCGCGCTGCGCGAAGCGCTCAACGCCTTCTTCGAAGTGCTCGCCCGCTACTCGATCGCCGACTTGATCGCGGCGCGCCCGAATGTGCGTACGCTGCTCGGCATCGACCTTTTGGAACGACGCGCGCCCGCCCCGGCGGCCTGA
- a CDS encoding GNAT family N-acetyltransferase gives MERQISNTRPLTGTIRQLRPSELPRFRDHLLRLDAESRRDRFNGLPDDSFIADYADRSFADGTTVVGYVENDMVLGAAELHERPEEATPTAEIAFSVERQLQHRGIGALLFERLIAQARGLGYTRLRVTTHPQNQAMKALARRYRAALNFEDGETVGTIDLEPAEDDVLTGLLPLRSRSDAAFSRA, from the coding sequence ATGGAAAGACAGATTTCGAACACGCGCCCCCTGACGGGGACAATTCGCCAGCTGAGACCTTCGGAACTTCCGCGATTCCGCGATCATCTCCTGAGGCTCGACGCTGAAAGCAGGCGCGACCGTTTCAACGGGCTGCCCGACGACAGCTTCATCGCTGATTATGCCGACCGCAGTTTCGCCGACGGTACGACCGTCGTCGGCTATGTCGAGAACGATATGGTGCTGGGCGCTGCCGAACTGCATGAGCGGCCGGAAGAAGCGACGCCGACGGCGGAGATCGCCTTCAGCGTCGAACGCCAGTTGCAGCACCGCGGCATCGGCGCGCTTCTGTTCGAGCGCCTGATCGCGCAGGCGCGCGGGTTGGGCTACACGCGGCTGCGCGTCACCACCCACCCGCAGAACCAGGCGATGAAAGCGCTTGCCCGCCGCTACCGCGCCGCGCTGAATTTCGAGGACGGCGAGACGGTCGGCACGATCGACCTCGAGCCGGCGGAAGACGATGTGCTGACCGGGCTTTTGCCGCTTCGTTCCCGTTCGGACGCTGCCTTCAGCAGGGCCTGA
- a CDS encoding transporter substrate-binding domain-containing protein, protein MSVGSDGSGDVGVPAEVVFAYLDEPPFCWPGADGRPHGCDVEVAEAVLKAIGVERISTRLVTFAELMPGVAEGAWTINTPLFVTPERALQVAFSRPVWSLADGFMMRADNSRQLDSYRAIAANEMAVIGVVAGQVQHQSALAAGVPTARTRLFATQKAAVEAVLSGVVDAYASVAMAHRGYLREHVDIRLEVIDLGVEGKAKPAVGAFSFALSDVGLREAFDRQLAAYLGSPEHVAIMERHGFSHAEIVGA, encoded by the coding sequence TTGAGCGTTGGTTCTGACGGGAGCGGCGACGTCGGCGTACCAGCTGAGGTGGTGTTCGCCTATCTTGACGAGCCGCCCTTCTGCTGGCCAGGCGCGGACGGTCGTCCCCACGGATGCGATGTCGAGGTCGCCGAGGCGGTGCTGAAAGCGATCGGGGTCGAGCGGATTTCGACTCGGCTGGTGACTTTCGCCGAACTGATGCCGGGGGTGGCCGAGGGCGCCTGGACGATCAACACGCCGCTTTTCGTCACGCCGGAACGGGCCCTACAGGTCGCTTTCAGCCGGCCGGTGTGGTCGCTCGCCGACGGGTTCATGATGCGGGCCGACAATAGCAGGCAACTCGACAGCTACCGGGCGATCGCGGCGAACGAAATGGCGGTGATCGGTGTCGTGGCGGGGCAGGTGCAGCACCAGTCGGCGCTGGCCGCTGGCGTGCCGACCGCGCGGACGCGGCTGTTCGCCACCCAAAAGGCCGCGGTCGAGGCGGTGTTGTCCGGCGTCGTCGACGCCTATGCCAGCGTCGCCATGGCGCATCGCGGCTATCTGCGCGAGCATGTCGATATCCGCCTTGAGGTCATCGATCTCGGAGTGGAGGGCAAAGCCAAACCCGCCGTCGGCGCCTTCTCCTTCGCGCTGTCCGACGTGGGCTTGCGGGAAGCCTTCGATCGGCAATTGGCGGCCTATCTCGGCTCGCCCGAACATGTCGCCATCATGGAGCGCCATGGTTTTTCGCATGCGGAGATCGTCGGCGCGTAG
- the parC gene encoding DNA topoisomerase IV subunit A, which translates to MGKSLLPPDNGGHDNIEPVDLKKALEDRYLSYALSTIMNRALPDVRDGLKPVHRRIMHAMRLLRLNPDQGFAKCARIVGEVMGKFHPHGDQSIYDALVRLAQDFSMRYPLVDGQGNFGNIDGDNAAAMRYTEARMTDVATELLFGITEDAVDYRPTYNEEDEEPTVLPGAFPNLLANGSSGIAVGMATSVPPHNAAELCDAALHLIDHPDAPVVKLMEFVQGPDFPTGGIIVDSRQSILEAYETGRGGFRVRSRWNQEDQGRGTWVIAVTEIPYGVQKSRLIEKIAELLMARKLPLLEDIRDESAEDIRIVLVPKSRTVDPGLMMESLFKLTELESRFPLNMNVLSRGKVPNVLSLKGVLQEWLDHRREVLVRRSKFRLGEIEKRLEILAGYLIAYLNIDEVIRIIREEDEPKQVMMARWSLTDVQAEAILNMRLRALRKLEEFEIRKEFDALSEEKKQIESLLASVEKQWKTIAWEIQKIRRDFGPEENKELGPRRTQFADAPEHDLTDIAHAMIEKEPVTVVVSEKGWLRAMKGHLTDHSLFGFKEGDGLKLAFHAQTTDKILVFTTGGKFYTIGADRLPGGRGHGEPIRIIVDMENDQDIVTAFVHDPKRKLLLVSHEGNGFVVSEEEVVANTRKGKQVMNVKTPDEATRCLPATGDHVAIVGDNRKMLVFALSEIPEMARGKGVRLQKYKDGGVLDVKTFAMEGGLSWQDSADRTFVRPREELAEWIGNRAAAGRMVPKGFPRTGKFG; encoded by the coding sequence ATGGGAAAGAGCCTTTTGCCGCCTGACAATGGCGGTCACGACAACATAGAACCGGTCGACCTGAAGAAGGCGCTGGAAGATCGTTATCTTTCATACGCGCTGTCGACCATCATGAACCGCGCCCTGCCGGACGTGCGCGACGGCCTGAAGCCGGTGCACCGGCGCATCATGCACGCCATGCGGCTGTTGCGCCTCAACCCGGACCAGGGCTTCGCCAAATGCGCCCGCATCGTCGGCGAAGTGATGGGCAAGTTCCACCCGCATGGCGACCAGTCGATCTACGACGCGCTGGTGCGCCTGGCGCAGGACTTTTCCATGCGCTACCCGCTGGTCGACGGCCAGGGTAATTTCGGCAACATCGACGGCGATAATGCCGCCGCCATGCGTTACACCGAAGCGCGCATGACGGATGTGGCGACGGAGCTGCTCTTCGGAATCACCGAAGATGCGGTCGACTACCGTCCGACCTACAATGAGGAGGACGAGGAGCCGACCGTCCTGCCGGGCGCGTTCCCGAACCTGCTCGCCAACGGTTCCTCCGGCATTGCCGTCGGCATGGCCACTTCGGTGCCGCCGCATAACGCCGCCGAATTGTGCGACGCCGCCCTTCACCTGATCGACCATCCCGACGCGCCGGTCGTCAAGCTGATGGAGTTCGTGCAGGGCCCGGATTTCCCGACCGGCGGCATCATCGTCGACAGCCGCCAGTCCATTCTCGAAGCCTATGAGACCGGCAGGGGCGGCTTCCGTGTCCGCTCCAGATGGAACCAGGAGGATCAGGGCAGGGGAACCTGGGTGATCGCGGTCACCGAAATTCCCTATGGCGTGCAGAAGTCGCGGCTGATCGAAAAGATCGCCGAACTGTTGATGGCCAGGAAACTGCCGCTTCTGGAAGACATCCGCGACGAGAGCGCGGAAGACATCCGCATCGTGCTGGTGCCGAAGAGCCGCACCGTCGACCCAGGCCTGATGATGGAATCGCTGTTCAAGCTGACCGAGCTCGAGAGCCGCTTCCCGCTCAACATGAACGTGCTGTCGCGCGGCAAGGTGCCGAACGTGCTGTCGCTCAAGGGCGTGTTGCAGGAATGGCTCGACCATCGCCGCGAAGTGTTGGTGCGGCGGTCGAAGTTCCGGCTGGGCGAGATCGAGAAGCGGCTGGAGATCCTTGCCGGCTATCTGATCGCCTACCTCAACATCGACGAGGTCATCCGCATCATCCGCGAGGAGGATGAGCCCAAGCAGGTGATGATGGCGCGCTGGTCGCTGACCGACGTGCAGGCCGAAGCCATCCTCAACATGCGGCTGCGGGCGCTGCGCAAGCTGGAAGAGTTCGAAATCCGCAAGGAGTTCGACGCGCTCTCGGAGGAGAAAAAGCAGATCGAATCCCTGCTCGCCTCGGTGGAGAAGCAGTGGAAGACCATCGCCTGGGAAATCCAGAAGATCCGGCGCGACTTCGGGCCCGAGGAGAACAAGGAACTCGGCCCGCGCCGCACCCAGTTCGCAGATGCGCCAGAGCACGACCTGACCGACATCGCGCATGCGATGATCGAGAAGGAACCGGTGACGGTCGTGGTGTCGGAAAAGGGCTGGCTGCGGGCGATGAAGGGTCATCTGACCGACCATTCGCTGTTCGGCTTCAAGGAAGGCGACGGGCTGAAGCTCGCGTTCCATGCGCAGACCACCGACAAGATCCTCGTCTTCACCACCGGCGGCAAGTTCTACACCATCGGCGCCGATCGCCTGCCGGGCGGTCGCGGCCACGGCGAGCCGATCCGCATCATCGTCGACATGGAGAACGATCAGGATATCGTCACCGCCTTCGTCCACGATCCGAAGCGCAAGCTGCTGCTTGTCTCGCATGAGGGCAACGGTTTCGTGGTTTCCGAGGAGGAAGTGGTCGCCAACACCCGTAAGGGCAAGCAGGTGATGAACGTCAAGACGCCCGACGAAGCCACGCGCTGCCTGCCGGCCACGGGCGATCATGTCGCCATCGTTGGCGACAATCGCAAGATGCTGGTGTTCGCGCTTTCCGAAATCCCGGAAATGGCGCGCGGCAAGGGCGTGCGCTTGCAGAAATACAAGGATGGCGGCGTGCTCGACGTGAAGACCTTCGCCATGGAGGGTGGCCTGTCCTGGCAGGATTCGGCCGACCGCACCTTCGTTCGGCCGCGCGAGGAACTGGCCGAGTGGATCGGCAACCGCGCCGCCGCCGGCCGCATGGTGCCGAAGGGGTTCCCGCGCACCGGCAAATTCGGATAA